The Urocitellus parryii isolate mUroPar1 chromosome 6, mUroPar1.hap1, whole genome shotgun sequence genome includes a window with the following:
- the Zscan29 gene encoding zinc finger and SCAN domain-containing protein 29 isoform X3, whose translation MSRKWRGGSDTGGRFRKRAWKTWTFGHSLCEGAGSALGEDDTPEIITRVLKCSAGVNGTPAPECTQEREGKKSRPGTTGTDEPKGEAQTFSKEWLEHAEPWISDLLGSKEKEVPKGSHTGDRQVHADMLSSKRERNWVEKDHWGFEDEKVTGVHWGYEETRTLLAILSQTEFYEALQNCHRNSQVYGCVAERLREYGFFRTLEQCRTKFKGLQKSYRKVKSGHPPATCPFFEEMEALMRAQVIALPSNGLEETASHSGQVSSDAETKEPGQEAWQHEEGAETALAEASDSDELDLEATPQDSTAPVLFRSPSGVHWGYEETKTYLAILSETQFYEALRNCHRNSQLYGAVAERLWEYGFLRTPEQCRTKFKSLQTSYRKVKNGQAPETCAFFEEMDALVSAQVAVPSSDGQEEEIVSCPIQGNSEEEAEKQAEDAEEAIEEDSDDDEEDTEIPPGAVMNRAPVLFQSPSGFEAGFEDEENSKRDISEEVQLHRTLLARSERRIPRYLKQGKDNESECRSGRPWEKTLEEKRGKLTLSEKSLGKIISHQRHCLGEKPFKYLRYGKSFGPNSHLTHQISPQVENPYKCADCGKSFSRSARLIRHRRIHTGEKPYKCLDCGKSFRDSSNFITHRRIHTGEKPYQCGECGKRFNQSSSLIIHQRTHTGEKPYQCEECGKSFNNSSHFSAHRRIHTGERPHVCPDCGKSFSKSSDLRAHHRTHTGEKPYGCHDCGKCFSKSSALNKHREIHTREKLLSQSAPK comes from the exons ATGTCCAGAAAATGGAGAGGAGGCAGTGACACTGGTGGAAGATTTAGAAAGAGAGCCTGGAAGACATGGACCTTCG GTCACAGTCTCTGTGAAGGGGCAGGAAGTGCACTTGGAGAAGATGACACCCCTGAAATCATCACAAGAGTTCTTAAGTGTTCAGCAGGAGTCAATGGAACCCCAGCCCCGGAGTGTACCCAAGAAAGAGAGGGCAAGAAGTCCAGACCTGGGACCACAGGAACAGATGAACCCAAAGGAGAAGCTCAGACCTTTTCAAAGGAGTG GTTGGAGCACGCAGAGCCATGGATCTCAGATCTGCTAGGCTCCAAAGAGAAAGAAGTCCCAAAAGGCAGCCACACAGGTGATAGACAAGTACATGCTGATATGCTATcatccaagagagagagaaactgggtGGAAAAGGATCACTGGGGCTTTGAGGATGAGAAGGTGACAGGTGTACACTGGGGCTATGAAGAGACCAGAACTCTCCTTGCAATTCTTAGCCAAACTGAATTTTATGAGGCTCTCCAAAACTGTCATCGAAACAGCCAAGTATATGGGTGTGTGGCTGAGAGACTCCGGGAGTATGGTTTCTTCCGAACCCTGGAACAGTGTCGGACAAAGTTCAAAGGTCTTCAGAAGAGCTATAGGAAAGTCAAGAGTGGCCACCCACCTGCGACCTGCcccttctttgaagaaatggagGCCCTGATGAGAGCTCAGGTCATTGCTCTGCCTAGTAATGGCCTGGAAGAGACAGCCTCTCATTCTGGCCAGGTGAGTAGTGATGCAGAGACTAAGGAGCCAGGACAGGAGGCCTGGCAGCATGAGGAAGGAGCAGAAACAGCTTTGGCTGAGGCTTCTGACAGTGATGAATTGGACCTGGAGGCCACTCCCCAGGACTCAACTGCACCTGTCCTGTTCCGAAGCCCAAGTG GTGTACACTGGGGCTATGAAGAAACCAAGACTTACCTTGCAATTCTTAGTGAGACTCAGTTTTATGAAGCCCTCCGTAACTGTCACCGCAACAGCCAGTTATATGGAGCAGTGGCTGAGAGATTATGGGAATATGGCTTCCTCAGGACTCCAGAGCAGTGTCGGACCAAATTTAAAAGCCTACAAACCAGCTATCGGAAAGTCAAGAATGGCCAAGCACCAGAGACCTGTGCATTTTTTGAGGAGATGGATGCTTTGGTGAGTGCCCAGGTTGCAGTTCCATCTAGTGATGGCCAGGAAGAAGAGATAGTGTCTTGCCCCATCCAGGGAAACAGTGAGGAAGAAGCTGAGAAGCAAGCTGAGGATGCAGAAGAGGCCATAGAAGAAGATTCTGATGATGATGAAGAGGATACTGAGATACCCCCAGGGGCTGTCATGAACCGTGCTCCAGTCTTATTCCAGAGTCCCAGTG GTTTTGAAGCTGGATTTGAGGATGAAGAGAATTCAAAACGGGATATTTCTGAGGAAGTACAACTGCATAGGACATTACTTGCAAGGTCTGAAAGGAGAATTCCCCGTTATCTTAAACAAGGTAAAGACAATGAGAGTGAATGTAGATCAGGAAGACCGTGGGAAAAGACCctagaggagaagagaggaaaactGACACTCTCAGAGAAGAGTTTAGGTAAAATCATAAGTCATCAAAGACATTGCTTGGGAGAGAAACCCTTTAAATATCTCAGATATGGTAAAAGCTTTGGCCCAAACTCCCATCTCACACATCAGATTTCCCCCCAGGTAGAAAATCCATATAAATGTGCTGATTGTGGGAAAAGCTTCAGTCGGAGTGCCCGCCTCATTAGACACcggagaatccacactggagagaagccttataaGTGTCTTGACTGTGGGAAAAGTTTCCGTGACAGTTCAAATTTCATCACCCATAGGAGaatccacacaggagagaaaccttatCAATGTGGTGAGTGTGGAAAACGCTTCAATCAGAGCTCAAGCCTTATTATTCACCAGCGAACTCACACAGGAGAAAAGCCCTATCAATGTGAAGAGTGTGGAAAAAGCTTCAATAACAGTTCTCATTTCAGTGCACATCGGAGGATACACACAGGAGAGAGACCCCATGTGTGTCCTGACTGTGGAAAGAGTTTCAGTAAGAGTTCTGACTTACGTGCACATCACAGAacccacacaggagagaaaccctatggATGTCATGACTGTGGCAAGTGCTTCAGTAAAAGTTCTGCCCTTAATAAACACCGAGAAATCCATACACGAGAAAAGCTTTTGTCACAGTCAGCACCTAAGTAA
- the Zscan29 gene encoding zinc finger and SCAN domain-containing protein 29 isoform X1: MMAKPTLRGNGPNSETLRQRFRKFHYHEVAGPREAFSQLWELCCRWLRPEVRTKEQIVELLVLEQFLTVLPGEIQNLVQEQCPENGEEAVTLVEDLEREPGRHGPSVTVSVKGQEVHLEKMTPLKSSQEFLSVQQESMEPQPRSVPKKERARSPDLGPQEQMNPKEKLRPFQRSAGFPFPKSGVVSRLEHAEPWISDLLGSKEKEVPKGSHTGDRQVHADMLSSKRERNWVEKDHWGFEDEKVTGVHWGYEETRTLLAILSQTEFYEALQNCHRNSQVYGCVAERLREYGFFRTLEQCRTKFKGLQKSYRKVKSGHPPATCPFFEEMEALMRAQVIALPSNGLEETASHSGQVSSDAETKEPGQEAWQHEEGAETALAEASDSDELDLEATPQDSTAPVLFRSPSGVHWGYEETKTYLAILSETQFYEALRNCHRNSQLYGAVAERLWEYGFLRTPEQCRTKFKSLQTSYRKVKNGQAPETCAFFEEMDALVSAQVAVPSSDGQEEEIVSCPIQGNSEEEAEKQAEDAEEAIEEDSDDDEEDTEIPPGAVMNRAPVLFQSPSGFEAGFEDEENSKRDISEEVQLHRTLLARSERRIPRYLKQGKDNESECRSGRPWEKTLEEKRGKLTLSEKSLGKIISHQRHCLGEKPFKYLRYGKSFGPNSHLTHQISPQVENPYKCADCGKSFSRSARLIRHRRIHTGEKPYKCLDCGKSFRDSSNFITHRRIHTGEKPYQCGECGKRFNQSSSLIIHQRTHTGEKPYQCEECGKSFNNSSHFSAHRRIHTGERPHVCPDCGKSFSKSSDLRAHHRTHTGEKPYGCHDCGKCFSKSSALNKHREIHTREKLLSQSAPK, from the exons ATGATGGCCAAGCCCACTTTGAGAGGGAATGGCCCTAACTCTGAAACCTTAAGACAACGCTTCAGGAAATTCCATTACCATGAGGTCGCTGGACCTCGGGAGGCTTTCAGCCAACTCTGGGAACTTTGTTGTCGGTGGCTGAGGCCAGAAGTACGTACCAAGGAACAGATTGTAGAATTGTTGGTACTAGAGCAGTTCCTGACTGTCTTACCTGGGGAGATCCAGAATTTGGTACAAGAACAATGTCCAGAAAATGGAGAGGAGGCAGTGACACTGGTGGAAGATTTAGAAAGAGAGCCTGGAAGACATGGACCTTCG GTCACAGTCTCTGTGAAGGGGCAGGAAGTGCACTTGGAGAAGATGACACCCCTGAAATCATCACAAGAGTTCTTAAGTGTTCAGCAGGAGTCAATGGAACCCCAGCCCCGGAGTGTACCCAAGAAAGAGAGGGCAAGAAGTCCAGACCTGGGACCACAGGAACAGATGAACCCAAAGGAGAAGCTCAGACCTTTTCAAAGGAGTG CAGGATTTCCATTTCCTAAATCCGGTGTGGTCTCCAGGTTGGAGCACGCAGAGCCATGGATCTCAGATCTGCTAGGCTCCAAAGAGAAAGAAGTCCCAAAAGGCAGCCACACAGGTGATAGACAAGTACATGCTGATATGCTATcatccaagagagagagaaactgggtGGAAAAGGATCACTGGGGCTTTGAGGATGAGAAGGTGACAGGTGTACACTGGGGCTATGAAGAGACCAGAACTCTCCTTGCAATTCTTAGCCAAACTGAATTTTATGAGGCTCTCCAAAACTGTCATCGAAACAGCCAAGTATATGGGTGTGTGGCTGAGAGACTCCGGGAGTATGGTTTCTTCCGAACCCTGGAACAGTGTCGGACAAAGTTCAAAGGTCTTCAGAAGAGCTATAGGAAAGTCAAGAGTGGCCACCCACCTGCGACCTGCcccttctttgaagaaatggagGCCCTGATGAGAGCTCAGGTCATTGCTCTGCCTAGTAATGGCCTGGAAGAGACAGCCTCTCATTCTGGCCAGGTGAGTAGTGATGCAGAGACTAAGGAGCCAGGACAGGAGGCCTGGCAGCATGAGGAAGGAGCAGAAACAGCTTTGGCTGAGGCTTCTGACAGTGATGAATTGGACCTGGAGGCCACTCCCCAGGACTCAACTGCACCTGTCCTGTTCCGAAGCCCAAGTG GTGTACACTGGGGCTATGAAGAAACCAAGACTTACCTTGCAATTCTTAGTGAGACTCAGTTTTATGAAGCCCTCCGTAACTGTCACCGCAACAGCCAGTTATATGGAGCAGTGGCTGAGAGATTATGGGAATATGGCTTCCTCAGGACTCCAGAGCAGTGTCGGACCAAATTTAAAAGCCTACAAACCAGCTATCGGAAAGTCAAGAATGGCCAAGCACCAGAGACCTGTGCATTTTTTGAGGAGATGGATGCTTTGGTGAGTGCCCAGGTTGCAGTTCCATCTAGTGATGGCCAGGAAGAAGAGATAGTGTCTTGCCCCATCCAGGGAAACAGTGAGGAAGAAGCTGAGAAGCAAGCTGAGGATGCAGAAGAGGCCATAGAAGAAGATTCTGATGATGATGAAGAGGATACTGAGATACCCCCAGGGGCTGTCATGAACCGTGCTCCAGTCTTATTCCAGAGTCCCAGTG GTTTTGAAGCTGGATTTGAGGATGAAGAGAATTCAAAACGGGATATTTCTGAGGAAGTACAACTGCATAGGACATTACTTGCAAGGTCTGAAAGGAGAATTCCCCGTTATCTTAAACAAGGTAAAGACAATGAGAGTGAATGTAGATCAGGAAGACCGTGGGAAAAGACCctagaggagaagagaggaaaactGACACTCTCAGAGAAGAGTTTAGGTAAAATCATAAGTCATCAAAGACATTGCTTGGGAGAGAAACCCTTTAAATATCTCAGATATGGTAAAAGCTTTGGCCCAAACTCCCATCTCACACATCAGATTTCCCCCCAGGTAGAAAATCCATATAAATGTGCTGATTGTGGGAAAAGCTTCAGTCGGAGTGCCCGCCTCATTAGACACcggagaatccacactggagagaagccttataaGTGTCTTGACTGTGGGAAAAGTTTCCGTGACAGTTCAAATTTCATCACCCATAGGAGaatccacacaggagagaaaccttatCAATGTGGTGAGTGTGGAAAACGCTTCAATCAGAGCTCAAGCCTTATTATTCACCAGCGAACTCACACAGGAGAAAAGCCCTATCAATGTGAAGAGTGTGGAAAAAGCTTCAATAACAGTTCTCATTTCAGTGCACATCGGAGGATACACACAGGAGAGAGACCCCATGTGTGTCCTGACTGTGGAAAGAGTTTCAGTAAGAGTTCTGACTTACGTGCACATCACAGAacccacacaggagagaaaccctatggATGTCATGACTGTGGCAAGTGCTTCAGTAAAAGTTCTGCCCTTAATAAACACCGAGAAATCCATACACGAGAAAAGCTTTTGTCACAGTCAGCACCTAAGTAA
- the Zscan29 gene encoding zinc finger and SCAN domain-containing protein 29 isoform X2, with the protein MMAKPTLRGNGPNSETLRQRFRKFHYHEVAGPREAFSQLWELCCRWLRPEVRTKEQIVELLVLEQFLTVLPGEIQNLVQEQCPENGEEAVTLVEDLEREPGRHGPSVTVSVKGQEVHLEKMTPLKSSQEFLSVQQESMEPQPRSVPKKERARSPDLGPQEQMNPKEKLRPFQRSGFPFPKSGVVSRLEHAEPWISDLLGSKEKEVPKGSHTGDRQVHADMLSSKRERNWVEKDHWGFEDEKVTGVHWGYEETRTLLAILSQTEFYEALQNCHRNSQVYGCVAERLREYGFFRTLEQCRTKFKGLQKSYRKVKSGHPPATCPFFEEMEALMRAQVIALPSNGLEETASHSGQVSSDAETKEPGQEAWQHEEGAETALAEASDSDELDLEATPQDSTAPVLFRSPSGVHWGYEETKTYLAILSETQFYEALRNCHRNSQLYGAVAERLWEYGFLRTPEQCRTKFKSLQTSYRKVKNGQAPETCAFFEEMDALVSAQVAVPSSDGQEEEIVSCPIQGNSEEEAEKQAEDAEEAIEEDSDDDEEDTEIPPGAVMNRAPVLFQSPSGFEAGFEDEENSKRDISEEVQLHRTLLARSERRIPRYLKQGKDNESECRSGRPWEKTLEEKRGKLTLSEKSLGKIISHQRHCLGEKPFKYLRYGKSFGPNSHLTHQISPQVENPYKCADCGKSFSRSARLIRHRRIHTGEKPYKCLDCGKSFRDSSNFITHRRIHTGEKPYQCGECGKRFNQSSSLIIHQRTHTGEKPYQCEECGKSFNNSSHFSAHRRIHTGERPHVCPDCGKSFSKSSDLRAHHRTHTGEKPYGCHDCGKCFSKSSALNKHREIHTREKLLSQSAPK; encoded by the exons ATGATGGCCAAGCCCACTTTGAGAGGGAATGGCCCTAACTCTGAAACCTTAAGACAACGCTTCAGGAAATTCCATTACCATGAGGTCGCTGGACCTCGGGAGGCTTTCAGCCAACTCTGGGAACTTTGTTGTCGGTGGCTGAGGCCAGAAGTACGTACCAAGGAACAGATTGTAGAATTGTTGGTACTAGAGCAGTTCCTGACTGTCTTACCTGGGGAGATCCAGAATTTGGTACAAGAACAATGTCCAGAAAATGGAGAGGAGGCAGTGACACTGGTGGAAGATTTAGAAAGAGAGCCTGGAAGACATGGACCTTCG GTCACAGTCTCTGTGAAGGGGCAGGAAGTGCACTTGGAGAAGATGACACCCCTGAAATCATCACAAGAGTTCTTAAGTGTTCAGCAGGAGTCAATGGAACCCCAGCCCCGGAGTGTACCCAAGAAAGAGAGGGCAAGAAGTCCAGACCTGGGACCACAGGAACAGATGAACCCAAAGGAGAAGCTCAGACCTTTTCAAAGGAGTG GATTTCCATTTCCTAAATCCGGTGTGGTCTCCAGGTTGGAGCACGCAGAGCCATGGATCTCAGATCTGCTAGGCTCCAAAGAGAAAGAAGTCCCAAAAGGCAGCCACACAGGTGATAGACAAGTACATGCTGATATGCTATcatccaagagagagagaaactgggtGGAAAAGGATCACTGGGGCTTTGAGGATGAGAAGGTGACAGGTGTACACTGGGGCTATGAAGAGACCAGAACTCTCCTTGCAATTCTTAGCCAAACTGAATTTTATGAGGCTCTCCAAAACTGTCATCGAAACAGCCAAGTATATGGGTGTGTGGCTGAGAGACTCCGGGAGTATGGTTTCTTCCGAACCCTGGAACAGTGTCGGACAAAGTTCAAAGGTCTTCAGAAGAGCTATAGGAAAGTCAAGAGTGGCCACCCACCTGCGACCTGCcccttctttgaagaaatggagGCCCTGATGAGAGCTCAGGTCATTGCTCTGCCTAGTAATGGCCTGGAAGAGACAGCCTCTCATTCTGGCCAGGTGAGTAGTGATGCAGAGACTAAGGAGCCAGGACAGGAGGCCTGGCAGCATGAGGAAGGAGCAGAAACAGCTTTGGCTGAGGCTTCTGACAGTGATGAATTGGACCTGGAGGCCACTCCCCAGGACTCAACTGCACCTGTCCTGTTCCGAAGCCCAAGTG GTGTACACTGGGGCTATGAAGAAACCAAGACTTACCTTGCAATTCTTAGTGAGACTCAGTTTTATGAAGCCCTCCGTAACTGTCACCGCAACAGCCAGTTATATGGAGCAGTGGCTGAGAGATTATGGGAATATGGCTTCCTCAGGACTCCAGAGCAGTGTCGGACCAAATTTAAAAGCCTACAAACCAGCTATCGGAAAGTCAAGAATGGCCAAGCACCAGAGACCTGTGCATTTTTTGAGGAGATGGATGCTTTGGTGAGTGCCCAGGTTGCAGTTCCATCTAGTGATGGCCAGGAAGAAGAGATAGTGTCTTGCCCCATCCAGGGAAACAGTGAGGAAGAAGCTGAGAAGCAAGCTGAGGATGCAGAAGAGGCCATAGAAGAAGATTCTGATGATGATGAAGAGGATACTGAGATACCCCCAGGGGCTGTCATGAACCGTGCTCCAGTCTTATTCCAGAGTCCCAGTG GTTTTGAAGCTGGATTTGAGGATGAAGAGAATTCAAAACGGGATATTTCTGAGGAAGTACAACTGCATAGGACATTACTTGCAAGGTCTGAAAGGAGAATTCCCCGTTATCTTAAACAAGGTAAAGACAATGAGAGTGAATGTAGATCAGGAAGACCGTGGGAAAAGACCctagaggagaagagaggaaaactGACACTCTCAGAGAAGAGTTTAGGTAAAATCATAAGTCATCAAAGACATTGCTTGGGAGAGAAACCCTTTAAATATCTCAGATATGGTAAAAGCTTTGGCCCAAACTCCCATCTCACACATCAGATTTCCCCCCAGGTAGAAAATCCATATAAATGTGCTGATTGTGGGAAAAGCTTCAGTCGGAGTGCCCGCCTCATTAGACACcggagaatccacactggagagaagccttataaGTGTCTTGACTGTGGGAAAAGTTTCCGTGACAGTTCAAATTTCATCACCCATAGGAGaatccacacaggagagaaaccttatCAATGTGGTGAGTGTGGAAAACGCTTCAATCAGAGCTCAAGCCTTATTATTCACCAGCGAACTCACACAGGAGAAAAGCCCTATCAATGTGAAGAGTGTGGAAAAAGCTTCAATAACAGTTCTCATTTCAGTGCACATCGGAGGATACACACAGGAGAGAGACCCCATGTGTGTCCTGACTGTGGAAAGAGTTTCAGTAAGAGTTCTGACTTACGTGCACATCACAGAacccacacaggagagaaaccctatggATGTCATGACTGTGGCAAGTGCTTCAGTAAAAGTTCTGCCCTTAATAAACACCGAGAAATCCATACACGAGAAAAGCTTTTGTCACAGTCAGCACCTAAGTAA